A window of the Herpetosiphon gulosus genome harbors these coding sequences:
- a CDS encoding glycosyltransferase family 4 protein, whose product MQQLRIAFLDSWLQAVVDGSGTAAAIGGLARTLQARGHVVDRIVPTGKWPRNLTLRRLYYNWQLPRRLANHNYNLVVGFDIDGVRVAQRLNVPYICSIKGVIAEEQRHEQGFIRALLWSLSRIELINARRAPKVISTSEYCRQMIHAHYAVPISKIGIVPEGIDLSLWQEQAHSTQRDPWTVLCVARQYPRKHVIDLIRAFASVIEQVPQAQLVIIGDGPDHDVLRGVVRAYNLESSVRMLGAIADDAEVRAWYGRSSIFCLPSVQEGFGIVFLEAMASGLPIVSTNAAAIPEVVPHGQAGTLVAPNDVTAIAEALIELLQNPELQQRYRDYGLQHVQQYAWEQVTDRFLAAVWA is encoded by the coding sequence ATGCAGCAATTGCGAATTGCATTCTTGGATTCGTGGTTACAAGCAGTGGTTGATGGCAGCGGCACGGCGGCAGCAATCGGCGGTTTAGCACGGACTTTGCAAGCCCGTGGCCATGTGGTTGATCGGATTGTGCCAACTGGCAAGTGGCCACGTAATTTGACCTTACGTCGACTTTATTACAATTGGCAATTGCCCCGCCGCCTCGCCAACCACAACTATAATTTGGTGGTTGGCTTTGATATTGATGGGGTGCGGGTTGCTCAGCGCTTAAATGTGCCCTATATCTGTAGCATCAAAGGCGTAATTGCCGAGGAACAGCGCCATGAACAAGGCTTTATTCGGGCCTTGCTCTGGTCGCTCTCACGGATTGAATTGATCAACGCTCGGCGTGCGCCCAAGGTGATTTCAACCAGCGAATATTGCCGCCAGATGATTCATGCTCATTATGCTGTGCCAATCAGTAAAATTGGAATTGTGCCCGAAGGCATCGATTTGAGCTTGTGGCAGGAGCAAGCCCATAGTACCCAGCGCGATCCATGGACGGTGTTGTGTGTAGCCCGCCAATATCCACGCAAACATGTGATTGACTTGATTCGGGCCTTTGCCAGCGTGATTGAACAAGTGCCCCAAGCTCAATTGGTAATTATTGGCGATGGTCCTGACCATGATGTGTTGCGTGGCGTGGTGCGAGCCTACAATCTTGAAAGCTCAGTGCGCATGCTCGGCGCAATTGCTGATGATGCTGAAGTGCGGGCGTGGTATGGGCGCAGCAGCATTTTCTGCTTGCCCAGCGTTCAAGAAGGCTTTGGGATTGTCTTTTTAGAGGCGATGGCTAGCGGCTTGCCGATTGTCAGCACTAACGCCGCAGCGATTCCCGAAGTTGTGCCGCATGGCCAGGCTGGCACATTGGTTGCTCCAAACGATGTGACGGCAATCGCCGAGGCGCTGATTGAGCTACTACAAAACCCCGAATTACAACAGCGCTACCGCGACTATGGCTTACAGCATGTTCAGCAATATGCTTGGGAGCAGGTGACCGATCGCTTTTTAGCAGCAGTTTGGGCGTAG
- a CDS encoding helix-turn-helix transcriptional regulator has protein sequence MKVKSYLRVLVAQKEVKENRTLGIRVITAESGASRSAVERLLNNTIKNVPLDDLGRICAWLPCTVGAVLVLEDD, from the coding sequence ATGAAAGTTAAAAGCTACCTCCGTGTCCTTGTGGCACAAAAAGAAGTCAAAGAAAATCGCACGTTGGGGATACGAGTGATCACCGCAGAATCGGGGGCAAGTCGGAGCGCTGTTGAACGCCTCCTCAATAACACGATTAAGAATGTGCCGCTTGATGACTTGGGGCGAATTTGTGCATGGCTCCCATGTACCGTCGGAGCAGTATTAGTCCTCGAGGATGACTAG
- a CDS encoding cytochrome c: MRRFGYFVVALLVLGCGAANDSTSVGNAERGKRIFQGTEVLTLDQLEACVDCHSDVAGEAGQGIGQNLSNIGNRAAQRPDGTSAIDYLRLSLTEPDKELVGGFQEGIMPRDYAQKLSTQDINDLIGYMLTLKSGID, encoded by the coding sequence ATGCGACGATTTGGCTATTTCGTAGTGGCTTTGCTGGTGCTGGGCTGTGGCGCGGCCAACGATAGTACCAGCGTGGGCAATGCCGAGCGCGGCAAACGCATTTTTCAGGGAACCGAAGTGTTGACCCTCGATCAACTTGAGGCATGTGTTGATTGTCATAGTGATGTTGCCGGTGAAGCAGGCCAAGGCATCGGCCAAAATCTCTCAAATATTGGCAATCGTGCTGCCCAACGCCCCGATGGCACAAGCGCGATCGATTATCTGCGGCTCTCGCTGACCGAGCCAGATAAAGAACTGGTTGGCGGCTTTCAAGAGGGCATTATGCCGCGCGATTATGCCCAAAAATTATCAACCCAAGATATTAACGATCTGATTGGCTATATGCTAACGCTAAAAAGTGGCATTGATTAA